In a single window of the Bombus affinis isolate iyBomAffi1 unplaced genomic scaffold, iyBomAffi1.2 ctg00000059.1, whole genome shotgun sequence genome:
- the LOC126926781 gene encoding uncharacterized protein LOC126926781 yields MATYPTGQEIAAIYAFSRFSQKTDSSTPLPFEPLQHDLLVTAQVNILNNEIQPVRCRALLDTGSSMNFIAERLANSLKLNQQKCSVPIGALNTLSTTSKRYITATITSIDGTYERNLTFLIIPTIASWIPNQPVDRSTIQIPRNLQLADPRFHRPAPIEILLSAGPTLASLCVGQLDISQANGPDLRLQKTRFGWVIGGSPTSQSLAYAFHTSTTALQADLARFWEINEGPSTARISEAERQCEEHFRNHVQRNNEGRYVVALPFNETTPPLGSSKAMAMKRLTSLCRRFQRDKQFEADYHAVIQEYLELGHMTKITTDHCTDDGYFLPHHGVIKESSRTTKLRVVFDGSAPTTTGVSLNDVLHTGPKLQDDIFLILLRFRFHQYVITGCIFELSRGDAVVRICANGSRKFPLRSE; encoded by the exons ATGGCAACATACCCTACCGGACAAGAAATTGCCGCCATATACGCATTTAGtagatttt cacagaaaacggactcatcGACCCCGCTCCCTTTTGAACCATTGCAACACGACTTGTTAGTCACAGcgcaggtcaacatcttgaataatgaaattcaaccagttcgttgtagagctctgctagataccggctctagcatgaactttatcgccgaaaggctcgctaactcattaaaactcaatcaacagaaatgttcggtcccaatcggagcactcaacacgttatcgacgacctcgaaacgctacatcacggccacgatcacctctattgacggcacatacgaacgcaacttgacgtttctgatcataccgactatcgcgtcttggATCCCAAACCAACCCGTAGATCGCTCAACAatacagatacctaggaatctccaattagccgatccaagattccatagacctgctccgatcgaaatattgttgagcgccggaccaacactagcatcactctgtgtcggccaacttgatatcagtcaagcaaacgggcccgacttgcgtctgcaaaagacgagattcggatgggtcatcggggggagcccaacctcacaatcattagcatacgcatttcacacctccacgacggctttacaggcggacctcgcccgtttttgggaaatcAACGAGGGTCCGTCCACCGCACGAATTTCGGAAGCGGAGcgacagtgcgaggagcactttcgaaatcacgttcaacgcaacaacgaagggcgatacgttgtcgctctcccattcaacgaaacaactcctccgcttggatcttcgaaagccatggcaatgaagcgactcacttccctctgccgtcgattccaacgagacaaacaattcgaagccgactatcacgccgtaatacaagaatacttggaattaggacatatgacgaagatcaccacggaccactgcacggacgacggatattttctgccacatcacggcgtgatcaaagaatccagccggactacaaaactccgagttgtgtttgacggatctgcaccaaccaccaccggagtttcattaaacgacgtacttcatacgggaccgaaactacaagacgacatatttcttatccttttaagatttcgttttCATCAGTATGTCATTACAggctgtattttcgagctatcgcggggagacgcggtcgttagaatatgcgccaacgggagtcgtaaattcccgttacgatcagaatga